From the Gasterosteus aculeatus chromosome 13, fGasAcu3.hap1.1, whole genome shotgun sequence genome, one window contains:
- the me2 gene encoding NAD-dependent malic enzyme, mitochondrial: MLSRLKTTMSLRPCVSLYRWAHTKEKGKPLMLNPRTNKGMAFSLSERQVLGIHGLLPPKVETQDLQAMRFQNNLKKMTDPLQKYIYLMGIQERNERLFYRVLMEDIEELMPIVYTPTVGLACTHYGHIFRRPKGLFISILDKGHIRSILDNWPETNVSAVVVTDGERILGLGDLGVYGMGIPVGKLCLYTACAGIRPEKCLPVVIDVGTNNETLLKDPLYMGLYQERDRSQAYDDLIDEFMEAVVEKYGQDTLIQFEDFGNHNAFRFLRKYREKYCTFNDDIQGTAAVALAGLLAAQRAIGKPITEHRVLFLGAGEAALGIANLIVMAMIEKGMTQAEAREKIWLYDKDGLLVKGRSQETDSNQEAFVHDSPGTVQTFLDAVNTLKPTAIIGVSGAGRLFTHDVIKTMGTLNERPVIFALSNPTNKAECTAEDAYTLTDGRCLFASGSPFGPVTLNDGRVYTPGQGNNAYIFPGVALAVVLSGVRHISDTVFLEAAKTLAEQLTDKELKEGRLYPPLSNIREVSLQMAVKVVEFVYANGMAFRYPEPMDKEGFVRATVWDTEYDSFEPDTYDWPGVNFSPKK, from the exons ATGTTGTCCAGGTTGAAGACAACCATGTCCCTGAGgccctgtgtctctctgtacAGATGGGCACACACCAAAGAGAAGGGCAAGCCCCTCATGCTCAACCCTCGCACCAATAAG GGCATGGCCTTCTCTCTATCAGAGCGACAGGTTTTAGGGATTCATGGTCTGTTGCCTCCCAAAGTGGAGACTCAGGACCTTCAGGCAATGCGCTTTCAGAATAATCTCAAGAAGATGACCGATCCCTTACAGAA ATACATCTACTTGATGGGCATCCAGGAAAGGAACGAGAGGCTTTTCTACAGAGTTTTGATGGAAGACATTGAAGAATTGATGCCGATTGTCTACACTCCCACTGTTGGCCTGGCCTGCACACATTATGGGCACATCTTTCGAAGACCAAA AGGCCTGTTCATCTCCATTCTGGACAAGGGCCACATTCGTTCCATCCTGGACAACTGGCCCGAGACTAATGTTTCA GCAGTAGTAGTCACTGACGGAGAGCGTATTTTAGGATTGGGGGACCTGGGTGTATACGGAATGGGCATCCCCGTTGGGAAACTTTGCCTGTACACTGCCTGCGCTGGCATTAGACCTGAGAAATGTCTGCCTGTGGTAATAGATGTTGGCACGAACAATGAG actctcctcaAGGATCCGCTGTACATGGGCCTGTACCAGGAGCGAGATCGCTCTCAGGCTTACGATGATCTGATTGATGAGTTCATGGAGGCTGTGGTGGAAAAATACGGGCAGGACACACTCATTCAATTCGAGGACTTTGGGAACCACAACGCCTTCCGCTTCCTCAGGAAGTACAGGGAGAAATACTGCACCTTCAATGACGATATCCAAG GCACTGCTGCTGTAGCTCTAGCTGGTCTGTTGGCAGCTCAGAGAGCCATCGGCAAACCGATTACTGAACACCGGGTGCTTTTCCTGGGAGCTGGGGAG GCTGCTCTTGGTATTGCCAATCTGATTGTCATGGCCATGATAGAGAAAGGGATGACCCAGGCTGAAGCCAGGGAGAAGATCTGGCTTTACGATAAAGATGGCTTACTAGTAAAG GGCAGATCGCAGGAAACGGACTCTAACCAGGAGGCATTTGTTCATGATAGTCCCGGGACTGTACAGACCTTCCTAGATGCAGTCAACACCTTAAAACCCACAGCTATCATTG GTGTGTCAGGAGCCGGCCGTCTGTTCACCCATGACGTCATCAAGACAATGGGAACCTTGAACGAGAGACCAGTTATCTTCGCCCTGAGTAATCCAACCAATAAAGCGGAGTGCACAGCAGAGGACGCCTACACACTCACTGAT GGTAGATGTCTTTTTGCCAGTGGCAGTCCATTTGGTCCAGTGACTCTGAATGATGGCCGCGTCTACACCCCCGGACAAGGGAACAACGCTTACATCTTCCCTG gtgtggccTTGGCCGTGGTCCTGAGTGGAGTGAGACACATCAGTGACACTGTGTTCTTGGAGGCTGCCAAG ACCCTTGCAGAGCAGCTGACCGATAAAGAGCTGAAAGAAGGTAGACTCTACCCTCCTCTCTCTAACATCAGAGAGGTCTCTCTCCAGATGGCTGTCAAG